TATTTCGCTTTTTTTCTTTTCACCACCAGAAAACCCTGTATTGATATATCTCTCAAGAAATTCTCCGTTGAGATCTAAATTTTGAGATAACTCAGAAATTACTTTATTCAATTCCAATAGTGTAATTTTATCTTCTTTATGAATGTTTCTAAAAGAATTAATCAAAAATTGTCTCATTTTTATACCTTCAACCTCTTCAGGAGTCTGAAAAGACATAAACAAACCTAATTTAGCCCTTTCATCTGTAGAAAGATCTAAAATAGATTGCCCTTCAAATAAGATATCTCCTGAGGTAACTTGGTACTTTGGATTCCCCATAATAACATGGGCTAATGTAGATTTTCCAGACCCATTTGGACCCATTAACGCATGTATCTCACCCTTATTTATAGCTAAGTTAACGCCTTTTAATATTTCAACATCTTCATCTCTAACTTTTGCCTTTAAATCCTGTATTTCTAAAAGAGCTGACATCACTTTTCCTCCTTCTAATCTGATATCTTGTTTTTTATATATCTTACTTTTAAATTCTACCATATTAGTCAACTTTAAGTCAAGAAAATTTGTACAAAAAGAAGTACATTAAACAACTCTTAAAATTTAAAGTAGAATATCCATAATTG
The DNA window shown above is from Petrotoga mexicana DSM 14811 and carries:
- the sufC gene encoding Fe-S cluster assembly ATPase SufC, translated to MSALLEIQDLKAKVRDEDVEILKGVNLAINKGEIHALMGPNGSGKSTLAHVIMGNPKYQVTSGDILFEGQSILDLSTDERAKLGLFMSFQTPEEVEGIKMRQFLINSFRNIHKEDKITLLELNKVISELSQNLDLNGEFLERYINTGFSGGEKKKSEILQMGFLKPKLSILDEIDSGLDIDALRIVAENINRVKTEDMGILLITHYQRILNFVIPDFVHIYIDGKIVKTGSEELAKEIEESGYSTLEQEMGITISEE